The proteins below are encoded in one region of Citrobacter enshiensis:
- a CDS encoding amino acid permease: MSDTKRNTIGKFGLLSLTFAAVYSFNNVINNNIELGLASAPMFFLATIFYFIPFCLIIAEFVSLNKNSEAGVYAWVKSSLGGRWAFITAYTYWFVNLFFFTSLLPRVIAYASYAFLGYEYILTPIATTVLSMVLFAFSTWVSTNGAKMLGPITSVTSTLMLLLTLSYILLAGTALVGGVQPADPITVDAMIPNFNWAFLGITTWIFMAAGGAESVAVYVNDVKGGSKSFVKVIIIAGIFIGVLYSISSVLINVFVSSKELKFTGGSVQVFHGLAAWFGLPELIVNRFVGLVSFTAMFGSLLMWTATPVKIFFSEIPEGIFGKKTVELNENGVPARAAWLQYLIVIPLMIIPMLGSNTVQDLMNTIINMTAAASMLPPLFIMLAYLNLRVKLDHLPRDFRMGSQRTGIIVVSMLIALFTVGFIASTFPTGGNIMTIIFYNVGGIVIFLGFAWWKYSRYIKGLTKEEQAIEAAPASNIQ; the protein is encoded by the coding sequence ATGTCTGATACCAAACGTAATACAATCGGTAAATTCGGTTTACTGTCACTCACGTTTGCCGCCGTTTATAGTTTCAATAACGTCATCAATAATAATATTGAGCTTGGGCTGGCATCCGCACCGATGTTTTTCCTGGCCACGATTTTTTATTTTATTCCCTTCTGCTTAATCATCGCGGAATTTGTCTCGCTGAATAAAAACTCAGAGGCAGGGGTTTATGCGTGGGTAAAAAGTTCGTTGGGCGGTCGCTGGGCGTTTATTACCGCCTACACCTACTGGTTCGTCAATCTGTTCTTTTTCACTTCGCTGCTACCACGCGTTATTGCCTATGCCTCTTACGCGTTTCTCGGCTACGAATATATTCTGACGCCGATTGCGACCACCGTCCTGAGTATGGTGCTGTTCGCCTTCTCGACCTGGGTCTCCACCAACGGGGCGAAAATGCTGGGTCCCATCACTTCAGTGACTTCCACGCTGATGCTGCTGCTCACCTTGTCCTATATTTTACTGGCGGGTACCGCTCTGGTTGGCGGTGTACAGCCAGCCGATCCGATTACCGTTGATGCGATGATCCCGAATTTCAACTGGGCATTCCTCGGCATTACCACCTGGATCTTCATGGCCGCAGGTGGCGCAGAATCCGTTGCCGTTTACGTTAACGACGTCAAAGGCGGTTCGAAATCGTTTGTAAAAGTGATCATCATTGCCGGGATCTTTATCGGCGTGCTGTATTCCATTTCATCGGTGCTGATCAACGTCTTTGTCAGCAGCAAAGAGCTGAAGTTTACCGGCGGTTCTGTGCAGGTATTCCATGGTCTGGCCGCCTGGTTCGGTCTGCCAGAACTCATCGTCAATCGTTTTGTCGGTCTGGTTTCCTTTACCGCCATGTTCGGGTCCTTGCTGATGTGGACCGCAACGCCGGTGAAAATTTTCTTCTCTGAGATCCCGGAAGGTATTTTCGGCAAGAAAACCGTCGAGCTTAACGAAAACGGCGTACCGGCGCGAGCGGCCTGGCTCCAGTATCTGATCGTTATTCCGCTGATGATAATCCCAATGCTCGGCTCCAATACCGTGCAGGATCTTATGAACACCATCATTAATATGACTGCCGCCGCCTCCATGCTGCCGCCGCTGTTTATTATGCTGGCTTATCTGAATCTGCGGGTAAAACTGGATCATTTACCGCGCGACTTCCGCATGGGGTCACAACGCACCGGTATTATTGTGGTTTCCATGCTGATTGCGCTTTTTACCGTCGGATTTATCGCCTCTACATTCCCTACTGGCGGTAACATCATGACCATTATTTTTTATAACGTGGGTGGCATTGTTATCTTCCTCGGTTTTGCCTGGTGGAAATACAGCAGGTACATAAAAGGCTTAACCAAAGAAGAGCAAGCAATCGAAGCCGCCCCCGCTTCAAACATTCAGTAA
- a CDS encoding beta-galactosidase subunit beta has protein sequence MRILDNLEQFRQLYASGRKWQRCVEAIENIDNIRPGVAHSIGDSLSYRVETDSATDALFTGHRRYFDVHYYLQGQQKIEFAPKDELQIVEYYRDETDREYLKGCGQTVEVHEGQMVICENHEAYRFICNNAVKKVVLRVTIEDGYFHNK, from the coding sequence ATGAGAATCCTCGATAACTTAGAACAGTTCCGACAACTCTACGCCTCCGGTCGGAAATGGCAGCGCTGCGTCGAAGCGATCGAAAATATTGATAACATTCGACCTGGTGTCGCCCATTCCATCGGCGATTCGCTCAGTTATCGCGTGGAAACCGATTCAGCTACCGATGCGCTATTTACCGGGCATCGTCGTTATTTTGACGTGCATTATTACTTACAGGGACAGCAAAAAATTGAATTTGCGCCCAAGGATGAATTGCAAATTGTTGAATATTACCGTGATGAAACCGATCGCGAATACCTGAAAGGGTGCGGACAAACCGTTGAAGTGCATGAAGGCCAGATGGTTATTTGTGAAAACCATGAGGCTTACCGTTTTATTTGCAATAACGCAGTTAAAAAAGTCGTACTCAGAGTGACCATCGAAGACGGTTACTTCCATAACAAATAA
- the ebgA gene encoding beta-galactosidase subunit alpha — translation MNRWENIQLTHENRLAPRAYFFSYDSVAQARSFVRETSSYFLPLSGQWNFQFFDHPLQVPDAFTTEYMNDWGPITVPGMWQMEGHGKLQYTDEGFPFPIDVPYVPSDNPTGAYQRIFTLSEGWKDKQTIIKFDGVETYFEVYVNGHYVGFSKGSRLTAEFDISAVATTGDNLLCVRVMQWADSTYIEDQDMWWSAGIFRDVYLVGKHATHIQDFTVRTDFHDNYRDASLHCQITLENLASVPALTSLEYTLFDGESVVHTGVIETLKVDELTHADFAIEVNAPQQWSAESPYLYHLVMVLKDANGNILEVVPQRVGFRDIKVRDGLFYINNRYVMLHGVNRHDNDHLKGRAVGMDRVEKDLLLMKQHNINSVRTAHYPNDPRFYELCDIYGLFVMAETDVESHGFANVGNISQITDDPAWEHVYVERIVRHVHAQKNHPSIIIWSLGNESGYGCNIRAMYHAAKALDDTRLIHYEEDRDAEVVDIISTMYTRVPLMNEFGEYPHPKPRIICEYAHAMGNGPGGLTEYQNVFYQHDCIQGHYVWEWCDHGIQAKDDNGNVWYKFGGDYGDYPNNYNFCLDGLIYSDQTPGPGLKEYKQVIAPVKVHAVDLARGELRVENKLWFTTLDDYTLHIDVRAEGETLSTQSIKLHGVAPDSDALVTCALPTLDAREAFLNITVTKDSRTLYSDAGHHIATYQFPLKARTTAPVPFSQKNARPLTLEEDRQHCTVGGFNFALTFSKLNGKPTSWQVNGEELITREPKINFFKPMIDNHKQEFEGLWQPNHLQIMQEHLRDFAIEQADDAILITSRTIIAPPVFDFGMRCTYRWRIAADGQVNVELSGERYGEYPHIIPCIGFTLGINGALDQVAWYGRGPGENYADSQQANIIDIWRATVDEMFENYPFPQNNGNRQHVRWAALTNRHGNGLLVVPQQPINFSAWHYTPEDIHSAQHCNELQRRDDITLNLDHQLLGLGSNSWGSEVLDSWRVWLRPFRYGFTLLPVSGGETTAQTYACHAFGAGFFSTNLHSENEK, via the coding sequence ATGAATCGCTGGGAAAACATTCAGCTCACCCACGAAAATCGACTGGCGCCACGTGCGTACTTTTTTTCTTATGATTCCGTTGCCCAGGCTCGCTCATTTGTTCGCGAAACCAGCAGCTACTTTCTGCCGCTGAGCGGTCAGTGGAACTTCCAGTTCTTTGATCATCCGCTGCAGGTGCCGGACGCGTTTACCACTGAGTATATGAATGACTGGGGGCCTATTACGGTTCCCGGCATGTGGCAGATGGAAGGCCACGGGAAGCTCCAGTACACCGACGAAGGGTTCCCGTTCCCGATCGATGTGCCTTATGTTCCCAGCGATAACCCCACCGGCGCATACCAGCGTATTTTTACCCTTAGTGAAGGCTGGAAAGATAAGCAGACGATTATCAAGTTTGACGGTGTCGAAACCTATTTCGAGGTCTACGTTAACGGCCATTATGTTGGGTTCAGCAAAGGCAGTCGCCTGACAGCGGAGTTCGATATTAGCGCAGTCGCCACGACAGGCGACAACCTGCTGTGCGTGCGGGTCATGCAGTGGGCAGACTCAACCTATATTGAAGATCAGGACATGTGGTGGTCCGCAGGGATCTTCCGCGACGTTTATCTGGTCGGCAAGCATGCAACCCACATTCAGGATTTTACCGTCCGCACCGATTTTCACGACAACTACCGCGACGCCAGCCTGCACTGCCAGATAACGCTGGAAAACCTGGCTTCCGTCCCTGCGCTCACCTCGCTGGAATATACGCTGTTTGACGGCGAGAGCGTCGTTCACACCGGCGTTATCGAAACGCTGAAGGTAGACGAGCTCACCCACGCTGATTTTGCGATTGAGGTGAACGCGCCGCAACAGTGGTCCGCAGAGTCGCCGTATCTCTACCATCTGGTGATGGTGCTGAAAGACGCCAACGGTAATATTCTGGAAGTGGTGCCACAGCGCGTCGGGTTCCGCGATATTAAAGTTCGCGACGGGCTGTTTTACATCAATAACCGCTATGTGATGCTGCACGGCGTCAACCGTCACGATAATGATCATCTCAAAGGCCGCGCGGTCGGAATGGATCGCGTCGAAAAAGATCTGCTGCTGATGAAGCAGCACAATATCAACTCGGTGCGTACCGCGCATTACCCCAACGATCCTCGTTTTTATGAACTGTGCGATATCTACGGCCTGTTTGTGATGGCGGAAACCGATGTTGAATCGCATGGATTTGCCAACGTCGGCAATATCAGCCAGATCACCGACGATCCCGCCTGGGAACATGTGTATGTTGAGCGCATTGTGCGTCACGTCCACGCGCAGAAAAACCATCCTTCGATCATCATCTGGTCGCTCGGTAACGAGTCCGGATACGGCTGTAATATCCGCGCCATGTACCACGCCGCCAAAGCGCTGGACGACACACGACTGATTCATTACGAAGAAGATCGCGACGCGGAAGTCGTGGATATCATCTCCACCATGTACACCCGTGTACCGCTGATGAACGAATTTGGTGAGTATCCTCATCCCAAGCCGCGCATTATCTGCGAATACGCCCACGCAATGGGCAACGGCCCTGGCGGACTGACGGAATATCAAAACGTTTTTTACCAGCATGACTGCATCCAGGGCCACTATGTCTGGGAATGGTGCGACCACGGCATTCAGGCAAAAGATGACAACGGTAACGTCTGGTACAAATTCGGCGGCGATTACGGTGATTACCCGAACAACTACAACTTCTGTCTCGACGGTCTGATTTATTCCGATCAAACACCGGGGCCGGGCCTGAAAGAGTACAAACAGGTTATCGCGCCGGTGAAGGTTCACGCGGTGGATCTGGCGCGTGGCGAACTGCGGGTGGAAAACAAGCTGTGGTTTACCACGCTCGACGATTACACCCTGCACATTGACGTTCGCGCAGAAGGCGAAACGCTCTCCACACAGAGCATCAAACTGCATGGTGTCGCGCCAGACAGTGACGCGCTCGTGACATGCGCGCTGCCGACGCTGGACGCCCGCGAAGCGTTCCTCAATATCACCGTGACGAAAGATTCCCGCACGCTCTACAGCGACGCCGGACATCACATCGCCACTTACCAGTTCCCGCTGAAGGCTAGAACCACCGCACCAGTGCCGTTCAGCCAGAAAAATGCGCGTCCTCTGACTCTGGAGGAAGATCGACAGCACTGTACCGTTGGTGGTTTTAACTTCGCGCTGACCTTCTCAAAGCTGAATGGAAAACCCACCTCCTGGCAGGTTAACGGTGAGGAGCTGATCACCCGCGAGCCGAAGATTAACTTCTTCAAACCGATGATTGATAACCACAAACAGGAGTTTGAAGGTCTCTGGCAGCCGAACCATTTGCAGATCATGCAGGAGCATTTGCGCGATTTCGCCATTGAGCAGGCTGACGACGCAATTCTTATCACCAGCCGCACCATCATCGCGCCGCCGGTGTTTGATTTCGGGATGCGCTGCACCTATCGCTGGCGCATTGCGGCGGACGGTCAGGTGAATGTCGAGCTTTCGGGCGAGCGTTACGGCGAGTACCCGCACATTATTCCGTGCATCGGTTTCACGTTGGGCATCAACGGCGCGCTCGATCAGGTCGCCTGGTATGGCCGTGGGCCGGGTGAAAACTACGCCGACAGTCAGCAGGCCAATATCATCGACATCTGGCGTGCCACCGTGGATGAGATGTTCGAGAACTATCCCTTCCCGCAAAACAACGGCAACCGCCAGCATGTGCGCTGGGCTGCGCTGACCAACCGTCACGGCAATGGCCTGCTGGTTGTACCGCAACAGCCGATCAACTTTAGCGCCTGGCACTACACGCCAGAGGATATTCATTCCGCACAGCATTGTAATGAGCTGCAGCGTCGCGATGACATCACGCTGAATCTGGACCACCAGTTGCTCGGGCTTGGCTCTAACTCCTGGGGAAGCGAAGTGCTGGATAGCTGGCGCGTCTGGCTCAGACCTTTCCGCTACGGCTTTACATTGCTGCCGGTTTCTGGCGGAGAAACCACCGCTCAGACCTACGCTTGTCACGCCTTTGGCGCGGGTTTCTTTTCCACGAATTTGCACAGCGAGAATGAAAAATGA
- the ebgR gene encoding transcriptional regulator EbgR — protein MATLKDIALEAGVSLATVSRVLNDDPTLNVKEETKHRILEIAEKLEYKTSSARKSQSATVSLQHILAIYSYQQELEINDPYYLAIRHGIETQCEKLGIELTNCYEHSGLPEIRNITGILIVGKPSTELRDAATALTDNICFIDFHESSSEYDAIDIDLARISKEIIDFFIAQGMNRIGFIGGEDEPGKADIREAAFVEYGRLKKVVREEDIWRGGFSSSSGYKLAKQMLAKDDFPSALFVASDSIAIGVLRAIHERGLEIPRDISLISVNDIPTARFTFPPLSTVRIHSEMMGSQGVNLLYEKARDGRALPLLVFVPSKLKLRGTTR, from the coding sequence ATGGCAACACTTAAAGATATTGCACTCGAAGCTGGCGTATCCCTGGCGACCGTGTCGCGGGTTTTAAACGATGACCCCACGCTGAATGTCAAAGAAGAGACCAAACATCGCATTCTGGAAATTGCGGAGAAGCTGGAGTACAAAACCAGCAGCGCCCGTAAGAGCCAGTCTGCCACGGTAAGTCTGCAACATATTCTGGCGATCTACAGCTACCAGCAGGAGCTGGAGATTAACGATCCTTACTATCTCGCGATCCGTCACGGGATTGAAACGCAATGCGAAAAACTCGGGATCGAGCTGACCAACTGCTATGAACACAGCGGGCTGCCGGAAATCAGGAACATCACGGGCATTTTGATCGTCGGTAAACCGTCCACCGAACTGCGCGACGCGGCGACCGCGTTGACTGACAATATCTGCTTTATCGACTTTCATGAATCCAGCAGCGAATATGACGCCATCGATATCGATCTGGCGCGGATAAGCAAAGAAATTATCGACTTTTTCATCGCGCAGGGCATGAACCGTATCGGCTTTATTGGCGGGGAAGATGAGCCCGGCAAAGCGGATATCCGCGAAGCGGCATTTGTGGAATATGGCCGCCTGAAGAAGGTTGTCCGTGAAGAGGATATCTGGCGCGGCGGTTTCTCCAGCTCATCGGGATATAAGCTGGCAAAACAGATGCTGGCCAAAGACGATTTCCCCAGCGCGCTGTTTGTCGCATCCGACTCTATCGCCATTGGCGTTCTGCGCGCCATCCATGAACGTGGACTGGAGATTCCCCGCGATATTTCACTGATCAGCGTAAACGACATCCCAACCGCGCGGTTTACCTTTCCTCCGCTTTCCACCGTACGTATTCATTCCGAAATGATGGGCAGCCAGGGCGTCAACCTGCTGTATGAAAAAGCCCGCGACGGGCGCGCACTCCCGCTTTTAGTCTTCGTTCCCAGCAAGTTAAAGCTGCGCGGCACCACCCGCTAA
- a CDS encoding tRNA-binding protein — MDTVAFEEFARLEIRVGKIVQVKRHENADKLYIVQVDVGERTLQTVTSLVPYYSEEELAGKTVVVLCNLAKAKMRGETSECMLLCAETDDGSESVLLTPERVMPAGVRIV; from the coding sequence ATGGACACTGTTGCATTTGAGGAGTTCGCCCGACTGGAAATACGGGTTGGAAAAATTGTCCAGGTTAAGCGCCATGAAAACGCCGATAAGCTTTATATCGTGCAGGTCGATGTCGGCGAGCGGACGTTGCAAACCGTCACCAGCCTGGTGCCGTACTACAGTGAGGAGGAACTGGCAGGGAAAACGGTGGTGGTGCTGTGTAATCTTGCCAAAGCCAAAATGCGCGGCGAAACCTCGGAGTGCATGTTGCTATGCGCCGAAACCGACGATGGTAGCGAGAGCGTCCTGTTGACGCCGGAACGTGTGATGCCCGCCGGTGTGCGGATTGTGTGA